The region CCGATTTTTCCTGATTCAATTATCAATGCCGGGGCTTTGAATAATTTCTCAAATTTAGAATTATCAAATTTAACACTAACTGCTTTAATAAAATGACTTAAATATTTAGTATTTTGCCCCCGTTTATTAAATTCATGCTCTTTATAAACTTCCCAAATTTTTTTAAGTATGTCATATTCAATACATCCTTGTTTGGAATTACTAATGACAAATAAATCTGAATGAAGTTCATGTATTGCCTGTGAAAGAGGCGCAATTGAGTAAAATGCTTTTTCATCATCTAAATCATATATTAAAAAAAAAGATTTATAACTCAAATCTCCCAATATCCTTTTATAATCTTTAACCGCATAATCAAAAAGTTGCTTTTTATATTTCATTTTCTTTATAATTTATATCCTGTATTTTTATATAAATGTTTGCTTATTTTTGTAATTCTTTAGCATCCTAAAGTCATACTATCTAATTTAACATTGCTGCCAAATTAGGTGTAGATTATGCGTAAAAATTAATTTACTATGGCAAAATTCTATATTTTGTATTCATTAAAAGCCATTCAAATAACAATAAGAATAAACCTAATATTAACAAAGGAGTTTTCAATTGAAGCGAAATTTTAGTTATGCCAATATTTGCTATTTGCTTATATGATTCAACTAATTGCTCCGGAGTTTCAGCCTTAAAATAAACCCCGCCGGTTTTTTCTGCAAGATTGAATAGTCCATCTTCATCTATTTTTAATGTAACATTTGTGCCTAATAATAAACCGCCTTCGTTTGTACCTATACCTATAGTATGAACTACAAGGTTCATGTCATTTGCGCGATTTATTGCATTATCTATTGAGATTCCAACATTGCTCCTTCCGTCTGTTAGTAAAACTATGGCTTTCCCCCCCCCTAAATCATCTCTTAAACTTTCAAACATATTTATAGCTGTTATTATAGCTCCCCCTATATCGGTGCCGCCAATAGCTAATATCCTAATCTCATCAATTGCATTTTTTACATTTGCTCTTGATAAGGTTATTGGCTCATTAATTAAAGGTGTGCCTGCAAAAGAAATTATGCCTATAGAAGTCTTGCTCCCAATTTCATCAACGAATATTTTTGCAGCTTCTTTGGCGACTGCAAGCCTGCTCGGCGCAATATCTTCAGCAGTCATACTGCTAGAGGCATCTATTGCTAAAACATATTTGAAATTAGTACCGCTCCCAATATAATTAAATATAGCTCCGGATATAGCCAAAATTAGCGAAGTTAAAATAATTAAACGAATAACTAACAAACTGGTATTTTTAGTAAGTAGCACCCCGCCAGTAATCCTTTGTATGGTTTCAAAGTTTGCAAATTTGAAAGCTTTTCTTCTACTGAATCTTAAAGTTATAAAATGTATTAAAATTAACAAAGGTATTGCAAATGAAAACCAAAGATACACCGGATCTGTAAAAGATAAAAATACCATTTTTATGTAACTTTAAAAGCCCTCATCTTAAAAAAACTAATTACCCTCGTAATATAAGGTTTATCAGTATAAAAATCTATAAAATCACAATTATTCTTGACAAATGCCTTTTTTATTTTTATAATTTGCTGATTATTAATTTTAGAATAGAGTTTTCTAATTTTATTTGGTTCTATTAATGTTTGTTCTCCAGTGTGCGGGTCTTCAACAACTACTTGCCCGGGGTCTGAAGGAAGTTTCAAATCCCGAGGATCACGAATCATCATAGCAATTATATCAAATCGATTGGCAATTAATTTAACTTTTTCTTCCCAATTGCCCTTTAATCCTATAAAATCTGAAACAATTATCAATAAAACCTCATCATCTAAAAAGTTTTTAACAAAATTCAAGGCTTCAATAAAATTATAACCCCCCCCATAAAAATCAGGGTTAACCAGCGCTTTTGTTATTTGATAATATTGGGGTTTCCCGCCAGCAGGTTTTAGTTTTTTTGTGACATTCTCATTAAACAATGCAAACCCTACCTCATCCCCTGCTTCAATCATAGAATGAGACAATGATAATATAAGTTCTGCAGCATATTCATTTTTTAACTTTATACCCGAACCAAAAATCATTGAAGAACTAACATCAACTAAAAAAAAAACTTTTAAATTTCTTTCTTCAATATATCTTTTCACTAGCAAAGAAGTTGATCTGCCAGAAGCTTTCCAGTCAATATTGCTCGCATCTTCTCCTACCCCATAATTTGCGTATTCTTCAAATTCTAAACCTTGGCCTCGAAAAGCGCTTTTATAAAAACCGATAGCTTGCGCAGAAGCATTTCGTTTTATTTCAATATCCAGCCTATTGATTGCTTTCCCAATATCAATTTTAAACTTAGATTTTTTTGCCAACTTTAATCCTCCTACGGCATCGGTACTTTATCTAAAATCTCTTCGATGATTTGTTCAGTCTTAATATTTTCAGCTTGCCCTTCATAAGTCAAAAGAATTCTGTGCCTTAACACATCATATGCAACATTTTTAACATTTTGGGGAACAACATAATTTTTACCAGCCATTAAAGCATCACATTTGGAAGCAATGAACAATCCAATTGACGCCCTAGGCGAACTGCCATAGAGTATATACTTTCCTAATTTTAAATTATAATCTTTAGGGTTGCGTGTTGCCATTACAATCTCAACAATATATTTTTCAATTTCTTCGCTAAGATAAATTTTTTGCGCAATTTCCTGCATCTGGATAATTTCTTTGGAATTGGTTACACTTTTAATGTCATAATTATCAAATTCTTTTAATGTCATATTAGTGCTCAATATTTGTTTTTCCTGTTCAAAATTAGGATATGTGATTAAAACCTTAAATAAAAATCTATCAATCTGCGCTTCAGGTAAACGATAAGTTCCGGCAGTCTCTATCGGGTTTTGAGTAGCCATAACAAAAAATGGTTTCATCATATGAAATGTTTCTTTGGAAATAGTTACCTGTTTTTCCTGCATAGCCTCTAACAAAGCAGATTGCGTTTTAGGGGGAGACCTATTAATTTCATCTGCAATTATAAAATTTGAAAAAATTGGACCCTTGATGGTGTAAAATCCTTTCACTTTATCATATGCAGTAATACCGGTTAAATCAGTAGGAAGCAAATCAACAGTAAATTGTATTCTATTATTCAAACACCCGGTTACTTTTGCTAATGTTCTAATTATTAGAGTTTTTGCAATACCGGGAACGCCCTCGACAAGTATATGGCCATTTGCAATTAACCCCCTTATTACGCCATTAATCACTTCATGCTGACCTATAACTATCTTCCCCATTTCATTTCGCATTTTTCCAACCACTTCTCCGAAATGTTTAACTTCCTTAGGAGAAACTTTAATTGGAGGAGATTTTTTAACAAATTTATCTTTTAGTTTTTTAAATTGCTGCAAAAATAAATTTTTACCTAAAATAGTTTTTTTCCGGAGATACTTTTTTTTAATCCTTTTCTT is a window of Candidatus Woesearchaeota archaeon DNA encoding:
- a CDS encoding VWA domain-containing protein; translation: MVFLSFTDPVYLWFSFAIPLLILIHFITLRFSRRKAFKFANFETIQRITGGVLLTKNTSLLVIRLIILTSLILAISGAIFNYIGSGTNFKYVLAIDASSSMTAEDIAPSRLAVAKEAAKIFVDEIGSKTSIGIISFAGTPLINEPITLSRANVKNAIDEIRILAIGGTDIGGAIITAINMFESLRDDLGGGKAIVLLTDGRSNVGISIDNAINRANDMNLVVHTIGIGTNEGGLLLGTNVTLKIDEDGLFNLAEKTGGVYFKAETPEQLVESYKQIANIGITKISLQLKTPLLILGLFLLLFEWLLMNTKYRILP
- a CDS encoding DUF58 domain-containing protein, which encodes MAKKSKFKIDIGKAINRLDIEIKRNASAQAIGFYKSAFRGQGLEFEEYANYGVGEDASNIDWKASGRSTSLLVKRYIEERNLKVFFLVDVSSSMIFGSGIKLKNEYAAELILSLSHSMIEAGDEVGFALFNENVTKKLKPAGGKPQYYQITKALVNPDFYGGGYNFIEALNFVKNFLDDEVLLIIVSDFIGLKGNWEEKVKLIANRFDIIAMMIRDPRDLKLPSDPGQVVVEDPHTGEQTLIEPNKIRKLYSKINNQQIIKIKKAFVKNNCDFIDFYTDKPYITRVISFFKMRAFKVT
- a CDS encoding MoxR family ATPase, coding for MRNEMGKIVIGQHEVINGVIRGLIANGHILVEGVPGIAKTLIIRTLAKVTGCLNNRIQFTVDLLPTDLTGITAYDKVKGFYTIKGPIFSNFIIADEINRSPPKTQSALLEAMQEKQVTISKETFHMMKPFFVMATQNPIETAGTYRLPEAQIDRFLFKVLITYPNFEQEKQILSTNMTLKEFDNYDIKSVTNSKEIIQMQEIAQKIYLSEEIEKYIVEIVMATRNPKDYNLKLGKYILYGSSPRASIGLFIASKCDALMAGKNYVVPQNVKNVAYDVLRHRILLTYEGQAENIKTEQIIEEILDKVPMP